From one Flavobacterium sp. N502536 genomic stretch:
- a CDS encoding DUF6327 family protein has product METKKYSSYAEIERDLEILKLEKEINYQKMVLSFQKTKESITPQSIVNGVFSSYKEYLFSSYPQILQSILPYIINWFIKKKRGK; this is encoded by the coding sequence ATGGAGACAAAAAAATACTCATCATATGCGGAAATCGAAAGAGATTTAGAAATTCTGAAACTGGAGAAAGAGATCAATTATCAAAAAATGGTACTGAGTTTTCAAAAAACGAAAGAGTCTATAACACCGCAAAGTATAGTGAACGGAGTTTTTTCTTCTTATAAAGAATACCTGTTCAGTTCCTATCCACAAATTTTACAATCAATTTTACCCTATATTATCAATTGGTTTATAAAGAAAAAAAGAGGCAAATGA
- a CDS encoding OmpH family outer membrane protein codes for MKKALVIIALSIFAVSCSKTAEVKEVKTAYVDTSVLMKEYTEAKDLEAKYKAQAEEKGRQLQAEITRFKQDAANFQSQAQANGQAWAQQRGAELQKREQQLGYAQQALSQQLQQESGVEMDSLVSGVKKFIKDYGKKNGYSYIYGTGDAASILYAEEKYDITKDVVKALNDKYKAAPKTEEKPAAKEEAKK; via the coding sequence ATGAAAAAAGCATTAGTAATTATCGCACTTTCAATTTTCGCCGTTTCGTGTAGCAAAACTGCAGAAGTTAAGGAAGTAAAAACAGCTTACGTAGATACTTCAGTTTTAATGAAAGAATACACTGAAGCAAAAGACCTTGAGGCAAAATACAAAGCTCAGGCAGAAGAAAAAGGAAGACAACTACAAGCTGAGATTACACGTTTTAAACAAGACGCTGCTAATTTTCAAAGTCAGGCACAGGCAAACGGTCAGGCCTGGGCACAACAAAGAGGTGCTGAGTTACAAAAAAGAGAACAACAATTGGGTTATGCTCAACAAGCTTTGTCTCAACAATTGCAACAGGAAAGTGGTGTTGAAATGGATTCTCTAGTTAGTGGAGTTAAAAAATTCATCAAAGATTACGGTAAGAAAAACGGTTATTCTTATATTTATGGTACTGGGGATGCTGCCTCAATTTTATACGCTGAAGAGAAATACGACATCACAAAAGACGTTGTTAAAGCTTTGAATGATAAGTATAAAGCGGCTCCAAAAACAGAAGAAAAACCAGCTGCGAAGGAAGAAGCGAAAAAATAA
- a CDS encoding class I SAM-dependent methyltransferase: MNVLNKKHFLTVKDHSVSKEIFELYHDETLDMLITSPQPDLENLGKYYESEDYISHTDNKRSLFEKAYHFVKNIALKNKLNLINAEQSQKGRILDIGAGTGDFLLTAKNDGWQTVGVEPSERAKNIAIEKGISFVNGIDALENNSFDVITMWHVLEHVPNLELQIQELKRLLKPTGTLIVAVPNFKSYDAKYYNEFWAAYDVPIHFWHFSKKAIQSLFEKVDMKLEKVLPMKFDSFYVSLLSEKYKTGKMNYINAFLVGLRSNLKAGSTKEYSSHIYVLKNS, encoded by the coding sequence ATGAACGTTTTAAACAAAAAACATTTTCTTACTGTAAAAGACCATTCTGTATCTAAAGAAATTTTCGAGTTGTATCATGACGAAACTTTAGACATGTTGATTACTTCTCCGCAACCCGATTTAGAAAATCTTGGAAAATATTACGAAAGCGAAGATTATATTTCTCATACCGATAATAAAAGATCTTTGTTTGAAAAAGCATATCATTTTGTAAAAAATATAGCTTTAAAAAATAAGCTGAATTTAATCAATGCGGAGCAATCTCAAAAAGGAAGAATTTTAGATATTGGTGCCGGAACCGGAGATTTTTTATTAACGGCAAAAAATGACGGTTGGCAAACTGTTGGAGTGGAACCAAGCGAGAGAGCAAAAAATATTGCGATCGAAAAAGGAATTTCTTTTGTAAACGGAATTGATGCTCTTGAAAATAATTCTTTTGATGTGATTACCATGTGGCACGTTTTAGAACACGTTCCAAATTTAGAATTGCAAATCCAGGAATTAAAACGTTTGTTGAAACCAACTGGAACTTTAATTGTTGCGGTTCCAAATTTCAAATCGTATGATGCAAAATATTATAACGAATTTTGGGCAGCGTATGATGTGCCAATTCACTTCTGGCATTTCTCTAAAAAAGCGATTCAGTCTCTTTTTGAAAAAGTAGATATGAAATTGGAAAAAGTACTTCCGATGAAATTTGATTCTTTTTATGTGAGTTTGTTATCCGAAAAATACAAAACCGGAAAAATGAATTATATCAATGCATTTTTAGTGGGATTAAGATCAAATTTAAAAGCGGGAAGTACAAAAGAGTATTCGTCGCACATTTATGTCTTAAAAAACAGCTAA
- a CDS encoding SPFH domain-containing protein, protein MNTAFIIILVLAFFILMSSFFTVKQQSSVIIERFGKFLSVRNSGLQLKIPLVDRLAGRVNLKIQQLDVIIETKTKDNVFIKMKVSVQFKVIQEKVYDAFYKLEYPHDQITAYVFDVVRAEVPKLKLDDVFERKDDIAIAVKRELNEAMTTYGYDIINTLVTDIDPDIQVKNAMNRINAADREKTAAEFEAESSRIRIVAKAKAEAESKRLQGQGIADQRREIARGLVESVEVLNNVGINSQEASALIVVTQHYDTLQAIGADANSNLILLPNSPQAGSDMLNNMVASFTASNQVGEMMKKNNKKIVKPKPIEPQQSGYEDDIEPEVK, encoded by the coding sequence ATGAACACAGCATTTATTATCATTTTAGTCCTGGCATTCTTTATACTGATGTCCTCTTTTTTTACTGTCAAACAACAATCTTCGGTTATTATAGAAAGATTCGGTAAATTTTTGAGTGTCAGAAATTCAGGTTTGCAATTAAAAATTCCGTTGGTTGATCGCTTGGCGGGACGTGTGAATCTAAAAATTCAACAGTTGGATGTTATCATCGAAACCAAAACGAAAGACAATGTTTTTATCAAAATGAAAGTTTCGGTTCAGTTTAAAGTTATTCAGGAAAAAGTATATGATGCTTTTTATAAACTGGAATATCCACACGATCAGATTACTGCTTATGTATTTGATGTTGTTCGTGCCGAAGTTCCTAAGTTAAAACTGGATGATGTTTTTGAAAGAAAAGATGATATTGCCATTGCAGTAAAAAGAGAATTAAATGAAGCAATGACTACTTATGGTTATGACATTATCAACACTTTGGTTACTGATATTGATCCGGATATTCAGGTAAAAAATGCTATGAACAGAATTAATGCAGCTGACAGAGAAAAAACTGCTGCCGAGTTTGAAGCAGAAAGTTCCAGGATCAGAATTGTTGCTAAAGCAAAAGCCGAAGCCGAAAGTAAACGTTTACAAGGTCAGGGTATTGCAGATCAGCGTCGTGAAATTGCCAGAGGTCTTGTAGAAAGTGTTGAAGTTTTGAACAATGTTGGAATTAATTCTCAGGAAGCTTCTGCCCTAATTGTGGTTACACAGCATTATGATACATTACAAGCTATTGGTGCCGATGCCAACTCCAACTTAATCTTGTTACCAAACTCTCCACAAGCCGGAAGTGATATGCTGAACAATATGGTTGCTTCTTTCACCGCGTCTAATCAGGTTGGTGAAATGATGAAGAAAAACAATAAGAAAATTGTAAAACCAAAACCAATCGAACCACAACAATCTGGTTACGAAGATGATATTGAACCAGAAGTAAAATAA
- a CDS encoding DUF4175 family protein, whose product MKTTSAIYQKLEAFIKKYYTNELIKGGLLFIGFGLLYFLFTLFIEYFLWLKPFGRTVLFWLFIGVEVFLLFRFILFPVFKLFKLQKGIDYNQASAIIGNHFTEVSDKLTNFLQLSASESSAESSELMLASIEQKANSLQPIPFGNAINFKTNKKYLPLAIVPVLLFVVFYVSGNSTVIYQSLNRVVHFNATFLPPAPFKFVVLNQNLQTEQNKDFVIKMESVGKVVPENVMIHIGNESYFMESSQPGKFEFKIEKPVENVSFSFEGNSVSSEEYELKVITVPSIANFEMVLNFPSYLKRKSEIIQGTGNAILPEGTLVTWKMKTQSTQEIVWKDENSVFKFNKDENEFKLAKSISQNTEYQILTSNNKVKNYEKLDYQLSVIKDQHPTINVAPAPDSLKLDKNYVLGRLGDDYGLSKLQVVYYERNKPNTAKRGTIPVKSGVFDQFVFNFPSNLAVQEGVAYEYYFEVFDNDAPHGFKSTRSSVFSDRVSTTDEIHDLELQQQNANINSLEKSLKNQTKQFSEMDKIQKAGKEKDNLEFKDQQKVNDFIKRQKQQDELMKQFTEKMNKNLDKFQSDKKDKTAEDLQKRLDNAEKDLEKNQKLMDELKNLNDKLNSEDLFDKMEKFKQISKNQSRNLEQLVELTKRFYVSKKAEQVAEKLNKLADKQEQLSNKDKENTQDKQEDINKDFDKIQEDLKDLKEENKTLKAPLDIPSDASKEKDVKNDLQKASEELGKKNSSSAKPKQKSAAKKMKSMAEQMDAGMEGGEQEQMEEDVAMLRQILDNLLAYSLSQEDVMKQFRTMKLGSSAYTKNIKVQQNLKQQFRYVDDSLFALSLRNPKVAEDVTKEIGNVQYNIDKAIESLSDVQVPKGVSHQQYAVSSANKLADFLSDLLNNMQMSMSKPGSGKPKPGDGQGMQLPDIIQKQKGLGDKMKAGMQSGNKPGEKSGDKPGEGKSGDGKEGQGKDGQSKNGSGKSGQGNKNGGKGNENKEGDDGEGDAEAIMEIYKEQVKLREALQKELAKKGLDSQGKSVIDQMKASEKQLLNKGFKNENLQRILNIQQELLKLNNAVQQQGQDTKRQSETNKAEFSNRANALPSSLLEYLNSVEILNRQSLPLRSNFNQKVQEYFNTK is encoded by the coding sequence TTGAAAACAACATCTGCTATATACCAAAAGCTAGAAGCATTTATAAAAAAATATTATACAAACGAATTGATAAAAGGAGGACTTCTTTTTATTGGTTTTGGATTGTTGTATTTTCTTTTTACACTTTTCATCGAGTATTTCCTATGGTTAAAACCGTTTGGAAGAACCGTATTGTTTTGGTTGTTTATAGGAGTAGAAGTTTTTCTTTTGTTTCGGTTTATTTTATTCCCGGTTTTTAAGTTGTTCAAACTTCAAAAAGGAATAGATTACAATCAGGCTTCGGCTATTATTGGAAATCATTTTACAGAAGTAAGTGATAAACTAACTAACTTTTTGCAATTGTCAGCCTCCGAAAGTTCGGCTGAAAGTTCAGAATTAATGCTGGCTTCGATAGAGCAAAAAGCTAATTCTTTACAGCCAATTCCTTTTGGGAATGCGATTAATTTTAAAACCAATAAAAAATATTTGCCATTAGCGATCGTTCCGGTTTTGCTTTTTGTGGTGTTTTATGTTTCGGGGAACAGCACTGTTATTTATCAAAGTTTAAATAGAGTAGTACATTTCAACGCTACATTCCTGCCACCGGCACCTTTTAAATTTGTGGTGCTGAATCAGAATCTGCAGACTGAACAGAACAAAGATTTCGTTATCAAAATGGAATCTGTTGGAAAGGTGGTTCCGGAGAATGTGATGATTCATATAGGTAATGAAAGTTATTTTATGGAATCATCTCAACCAGGAAAGTTCGAATTCAAAATTGAAAAACCAGTAGAAAACGTTTCCTTTTCTTTTGAAGGAAATTCAGTTTCATCAGAGGAGTATGAGTTGAAAGTTATAACAGTACCGTCAATTGCTAACTTCGAAATGGTTCTTAATTTTCCATCTTATTTAAAAAGGAAATCAGAAATTATTCAGGGAACTGGTAATGCTATTTTACCTGAAGGAACTTTGGTGACCTGGAAAATGAAAACACAATCTACTCAGGAGATCGTTTGGAAGGACGAAAACTCAGTTTTTAAGTTTAATAAGGATGAAAATGAATTTAAATTGGCTAAAAGCATCAGTCAAAATACAGAATATCAAATTCTTACCTCGAATAATAAGGTTAAAAACTACGAAAAATTAGATTATCAGCTGTCAGTTATCAAGGATCAGCATCCAACAATCAATGTTGCGCCTGCTCCGGATAGTTTAAAGTTAGATAAAAACTATGTTTTAGGAAGGTTAGGAGATGATTACGGATTGTCTAAATTACAGGTTGTTTATTACGAGCGAAACAAACCAAACACTGCCAAGCGTGGAACAATACCGGTGAAGTCTGGAGTATTTGATCAGTTTGTTTTTAATTTTCCAAGCAATCTGGCGGTGCAGGAAGGAGTAGCTTACGAATACTATTTTGAAGTTTTTGATAATGATGCGCCTCATGGATTCAAGAGTACAAGATCTTCTGTGTTCTCGGATCGTGTTTCAACTACGGATGAAATTCATGATTTGGAACTGCAACAACAGAATGCGAACATTAATAGTTTAGAGAAATCGTTAAAAAATCAAACCAAGCAATTTTCTGAAATGGATAAGATTCAGAAAGCAGGAAAAGAAAAAGATAATTTAGAGTTTAAAGATCAGCAAAAAGTAAATGATTTTATCAAACGTCAGAAGCAACAAGACGAATTGATGAAGCAGTTTACGGAAAAAATGAATAAGAATTTAGACAAGTTTCAATCGGATAAGAAAGACAAAACAGCTGAGGATTTACAAAAGAGACTCGATAATGCAGAGAAGGATTTGGAAAAGAATCAGAAGTTAATGGATGAATTGAAGAACCTAAATGATAAATTGAATAGTGAAGATTTGTTTGATAAAATGGAAAAGTTCAAGCAGATCAGTAAGAACCAATCTCGTAATTTGGAGCAATTGGTAGAATTAACCAAACGCTTTTATGTGTCTAAAAAAGCAGAACAGGTTGCTGAAAAATTGAACAAGCTTGCAGACAAACAAGAACAACTTTCAAATAAAGACAAAGAGAATACACAGGATAAGCAGGAAGACATCAATAAAGATTTTGATAAAATTCAGGAAGATTTAAAGGATCTGAAAGAAGAAAATAAAACATTAAAAGCTCCATTAGATATTCCATCTGATGCTTCGAAAGAAAAAGATGTGAAGAATGATTTGCAGAAAGCTTCTGAGGAGTTGGGTAAAAAGAATTCATCGTCGGCCAAACCAAAACAGAAGAGTGCTGCTAAGAAAATGAAAAGCATGGCCGAACAAATGGATGCCGGTATGGAGGGTGGAGAGCAGGAGCAAATGGAAGAAGATGTTGCCATGTTACGTCAAATTTTGGATAACCTTTTAGCGTATTCTTTATCTCAGGAAGATGTGATGAAACAGTTTAGAACTATGAAATTGGGATCTTCTGCTTATACCAAGAACATTAAAGTACAGCAAAATTTGAAACAGCAGTTCCGTTATGTCGATGATAGTTTGTTTGCTTTGTCACTTCGTAACCCAAAAGTGGCAGAAGATGTAACCAAGGAAATAGGTAATGTACAGTACAATATTGATAAAGCGATCGAAAGTTTAAGCGATGTTCAGGTTCCGAAAGGAGTATCCCATCAGCAGTATGCCGTTTCTTCTGCTAATAAGTTAGCCGATTTTTTAAGTGATTTATTAAACAACATGCAGATGTCGATGTCAAAACCGGGATCGGGAAAACCAAAACCAGGTGATGGACAAGGAATGCAATTGCCGGATATTATTCAAAAACAAAAAGGTTTGGGTGATAAGATGAAAGCGGGTATGCAGTCTGGTAATAAACCGGGAGAGAAATCTGGTGATAAACCAGGAGAAGGAAAAAGTGGTGATGGAAAAGAGGGGCAGGGTAAAGACGGTCAGAGTAAAAATGGAAGTGGTAAAAGCGGTCAGGGAAATAAGAACGGTGGAAAAGGAAATGAGAATAAAGAGGGTGATGATGGAGAAGGAGATGCTGAAGCGATTATGGAAATTTATAAAGAGCAAGTAAAGTTGCGTGAAGCTTTGCAAAAAGAGTTAGCAAAAAAAGGATTGGATTCTCAAGGGAAGTCGGTAATAGATCAAATGAAAGCTTCTGAAAAGCAACTTTTAAATAAAGGGTTTAAGAATGAGAACTTGCAGCGTATTCTTAATATTCAGCAAGAATTGCTAAAATTGAACAATGCAGTTCAGCAGCAGGGACAAGATACGAAGCGTCAATCTGAAACTAATAAAGCTGAATTTTCTAATAGAGCAAATGCATTACCGAGCTCATTATTGGAATATTTAAACAGTGTAGAGATATTAAACAGACAATCACTACCTTTGCGCTCGAATTTTAATCAAAAGGTTCAAGAATATTTTAATACAAAATGA
- a CDS encoding YtxH domain-containing protein: MSKNLNTVAAILGAAAAGAAIGILFAPDKGSKTRAKLKEGLDDAAHNLKDSLSASSEVLRDKFSHAKENLDGTYGELLSNMSYKTEEVISFLEAKLADLKAHNAKLQK; this comes from the coding sequence ATGTCAAAGAACTTAAATACTGTAGCAGCAATTTTAGGTGCTGCGGCCGCTGGTGCAGCGATTGGAATTTTATTTGCTCCCGACAAAGGATCTAAAACCCGTGCTAAACTTAAAGAAGGTTTAGATGATGCAGCGCATAATTTGAAAGATTCACTTTCAGCAAGTTCTGAGGTATTGCGTGATAAGTTTTCACATGCAAAAGAAAATTTAGATGGAACCTATGGTGAATTACTTTCAAATATGAGTTATAAAACAGAAGAAGTAATTAGTTTTTTAGAAGCTAAATTGGCTGATTTAAAAGCGCACAACGCTAAACTTCAGAAATAA
- a CDS encoding competence protein, producing the protein MAFEELKENTENIQDQAKIYLDSHLAYYKLWGFKVAMKSTTLIFKFTLILLCVGMVLLFGSVAAAFAFSNLFGSYALGFLTVGGLYLVATILLFFVKDKFVEGPILEKFSEIFFND; encoded by the coding sequence ATGGCTTTTGAAGAATTAAAAGAAAATACTGAAAATATTCAGGATCAGGCTAAAATTTATCTCGATAGTCATTTGGCCTACTATAAACTTTGGGGTTTTAAGGTTGCAATGAAGTCGACCACCTTAATTTTTAAATTTACTTTGATCTTACTATGTGTTGGAATGGTATTACTTTTTGGATCTGTTGCAGCAGCTTTCGCTTTTAGTAATCTGTTCGGAAGTTATGCTTTGGGATTTCTAACAGTAGGTGGGTTGTATCTTGTGGCTACGATATTGCTTTTCTTTGTAAAAGATAAGTTTGTAGAAGGACCAATTTTGGAGAAATTTTCAGAAATATTTTTTAATGATTAA
- the mnmG gene encoding tRNA uridine-5-carboxymethylaminomethyl(34) synthesis enzyme MnmG has product MFLEEYDVIVVGAGHAGSEAAAAAANLGSKTLLVTMSLQNIAQMSCNPAMGGIAKGQIVREIDALGGYSGIVSDRTAIQFKMLNKSKGPAMWSPRVQSDRMRFAEEWRMMLEGTPNLDFYQEMVKGLIIENGKIKGIKTSLGVEIRSKSVVLTNGTFLNGLIHIGEKQFGGGRAGESAATGITEDLVRAGFEAGRMKTGTPPRVDGRSLDYSKMNEEKGDAKPDKFSYSDLTTPLTHQRSCYMTYTSLDVHDILREGFDRSPMFNGRIKSLGPRYCPSIEDKINRFADKERHQLFVEPEGWNTCEVYVNGFSTSLPEDIQFKALRSVAGFENVKFFRPGYAIEYDYFPPTQLKHTLETKLVEGLYFAGQINGTTGYEEAASQGLMAGINAHLKVHEKAPLILKRDEAYIGVLIDDLITKGTEEPYRMFTSRAEYRTLLRQDNADFRLTPMSHEIGLASEKRLRRMEKKLSESEKMVAFFRETSVSVAETNPILEAKETAPITQGDKMFKVFSRPQIDLEDMLKFEKVKTYIEENDLDQEILEQAEIQVKYSGYIEKERNNADKLTRLEEVKIPENFDYDKIKSMSIEAKQKLSKIRPVTISQASRISGVSPSDISVLLIYMGR; this is encoded by the coding sequence ATGTTTTTAGAAGAATACGATGTTATTGTAGTCGGTGCTGGTCATGCAGGTTCTGAGGCCGCGGCAGCGGCAGCAAATTTGGGATCCAAAACTTTATTGGTGACCATGAGTTTGCAGAACATTGCACAGATGTCTTGTAATCCGGCGATGGGTGGAATTGCAAAAGGACAGATTGTGCGTGAAATTGATGCGTTGGGAGGATACTCAGGAATTGTTTCTGACCGAACTGCAATTCAGTTTAAGATGTTGAATAAATCGAAGGGACCAGCAATGTGGTCTCCAAGAGTTCAAAGTGATCGAATGCGTTTTGCTGAGGAATGGAGAATGATGTTGGAGGGAACTCCAAATTTGGATTTCTACCAGGAGATGGTCAAAGGTTTGATTATTGAGAATGGAAAGATAAAAGGAATCAAAACTTCGCTGGGAGTTGAGATTCGATCCAAATCGGTTGTGTTGACAAACGGAACTTTTTTAAACGGTTTGATTCATATTGGAGAAAAACAGTTTGGTGGAGGTAGAGCTGGTGAAAGTGCTGCAACAGGAATCACTGAAGATTTAGTTCGGGCAGGATTTGAAGCAGGAAGAATGAAAACGGGAACGCCACCACGAGTTGATGGTCGTTCGTTGGATTATTCGAAAATGAACGAAGAAAAAGGAGATGCAAAGCCGGATAAGTTTTCTTATTCTGATTTGACAACTCCGTTAACGCATCAGCGCTCTTGTTACATGACGTACACGTCATTGGATGTTCATGATATTTTGAGAGAAGGTTTTGATCGTTCGCCAATGTTTAATGGAAGGATCAAAAGTCTTGGGCCAAGATATTGCCCATCTATAGAAGATAAGATTAATCGTTTTGCAGATAAGGAACGCCACCAATTATTTGTGGAGCCGGAAGGGTGGAATACCTGCGAAGTTTATGTGAACGGATTTTCGACTTCACTTCCGGAGGATATTCAATTTAAAGCATTGCGTTCTGTAGCCGGTTTTGAAAATGTGAAATTCTTCCGTCCGGGTTATGCAATCGAGTATGATTATTTCCCGCCAACGCAATTGAAACATACTTTGGAAACAAAGTTGGTTGAAGGGTTATATTTTGCCGGACAAATTAACGGAACAACAGGATATGAAGAAGCGGCTTCTCAAGGTTTGATGGCTGGAATAAATGCGCATTTGAAAGTACATGAAAAAGCGCCGTTGATTTTGAAACGTGATGAAGCTTATATTGGAGTTTTGATTGACGACTTGATTACGAAAGGAACGGAAGAACCTTATCGTATGTTTACATCAAGAGCAGAGTACAGAACTTTGTTGCGTCAGGATAATGCCGATTTTAGATTAACGCCAATGTCACACGAAATTGGTTTAGCTTCTGAAAAGCGTTTGCGCCGAATGGAGAAGAAATTAAGTGAGTCTGAAAAGATGGTTGCTTTCTTTAGAGAGACGAGTGTTTCGGTTGCCGAAACAAATCCGATTTTAGAAGCTAAAGAAACAGCTCCGATTACGCAGGGAGATAAAATGTTTAAAGTTTTCTCTCGTCCGCAAATCGACTTGGAGGATATGCTTAAGTTTGAAAAAGTGAAAACCTATATAGAAGAGAATGATTTGGATCAGGAAATTTTAGAGCAAGCCGAAATACAAGTTAAATATTCCGGATATATCGAAAAGGAAAGAAATAATGCGGATAAGCTTACTCGTCTTGAAGAAGTGAAAATTCCGGAAAATTTCGATTATGATAAAATAAAGTCAATGTCAATTGAAGCGAAGCAGAAGTTGAGCAAGATTCGTCCTGTAACAATTTCTCAGGCTTCAAGAATAAGCGGAGTTTCTCCTAGCGATATTTCTGTTTTGTTGATTTACATGGGAAGATAA
- the gltX gene encoding glutamate--tRNA ligase: MSKQVRVRFAPSPTGPLHIGGVRTALFNYLFAKKNNGVFYLRIEDTDQTRFVPGAEAYIMEALEWLGIAPEETVGKNEKFGPYRQSDRKELYQTYASQLINSGWAYYAFDTPEALDALRKEQEAEGKTFIYNHTIREKLDTSLVISAEEVAQRIANGEHYVIRFKTPVDETLHLKDIIRGDVKFETSLLDDKVLFKSDGMPTYHLANIVDDHLMETSHVIRGEEWLPSMPLHVLLYRAFGWDAPEFAHLPLILKPVGNGKLSKRDGDKLGFPVFPLEWKTEDGISSGYREKGFFPEAVVNFLALLGWNDGTDKELFSLEELVAAFDLNRVHKSGAKFDPEKNKWFNHQYLIKQNDADLAKDFSPILTEKGIDVSKFDLTRIVSSIKERAHFVSEFWDLTDFFFQAPTSYDEKASKNWKEETPALMQELISILENIEDFTSANIETIVKDWLTKNEIGMGKVMQPFRLSLVGALKGPHLFDIVEIIGKEETISRIQNAITAL, from the coding sequence ATGTCAAAGCAAGTTCGTGTGCGTTTTGCACCAAGTCCAACAGGACCACTACATATTGGCGGAGTGCGTACTGCCCTATTCAATTATTTATTTGCAAAAAAAAATAATGGTGTTTTTTATTTAAGGATTGAAGATACTGATCAAACCCGTTTTGTTCCCGGTGCAGAAGCTTATATTATGGAAGCACTGGAATGGTTAGGAATTGCTCCTGAAGAAACTGTAGGGAAAAATGAAAAATTTGGTCCGTACAGACAAAGTGATCGTAAGGAATTGTACCAAACTTATGCCAGTCAACTGATCAATTCAGGATGGGCCTATTATGCATTTGATACTCCGGAAGCTCTTGATGCTTTGAGAAAAGAACAAGAAGCTGAAGGAAAAACATTTATTTACAATCATACTATTCGTGAAAAACTAGATACTTCATTAGTAATTTCTGCTGAAGAAGTTGCTCAAAGAATCGCTAATGGAGAGCATTATGTAATTCGTTTTAAAACTCCGGTTGATGAAACATTACATTTGAAAGATATTATACGTGGTGATGTAAAATTTGAAACCAGTTTATTGGATGACAAAGTATTGTTTAAAAGTGACGGTATGCCTACTTACCATTTAGCCAATATTGTTGATGACCATTTGATGGAAACTTCACACGTAATTCGTGGTGAAGAATGGTTACCATCAATGCCGCTTCACGTTTTATTGTACAGAGCTTTTGGTTGGGATGCGCCTGAATTTGCACATTTACCTTTGATTTTAAAACCAGTTGGAAACGGTAAATTATCAAAAAGAGATGGTGATAAATTAGGATTTCCTGTATTCCCGTTAGAATGGAAAACAGAAGATGGCATTTCTTCAGGTTACAGAGAAAAAGGATTTTTCCCGGAAGCAGTTGTAAATTTCCTGGCTTTGTTAGGCTGGAATGACGGAACTGACAAAGAATTATTTTCATTAGAAGAATTGGTTGCAGCTTTTGACTTAAACAGAGTTCATAAATCAGGAGCAAAATTTGATCCTGAGAAAAACAAATGGTTCAATCATCAGTATCTTATCAAACAAAATGATGCTGATTTAGCGAAAGACTTCTCTCCTATTCTAACTGAAAAAGGTATTGATGTTTCTAAATTTGATCTGACAAGAATTGTTTCTTCAATAAAAGAGCGTGCTCACTTCGTATCAGAATTTTGGGATTTAACGGATTTCTTTTTCCAGGCACCAACATCTTATGATGAAAAAGCAAGTAAAAACTGGAAGGAAGAAACACCAGCTTTAATGCAGGAATTAATTTCGATTCTTGAAAATATAGAAGATTTTACTTCTGCCAATATTGAAACTATCGTAAAAGATTGGTTGACGAAAAATGAAATTGGAATGGGCAAAGTAATGCAGCCTTTCCGTTTGAGTTTGGTTGGAGCTTTGAAAGGTCCTCACCTATTTGATATTGTTGAGATCATTGGAAAAGAAGAAACGATTTCGAGAATTCAAAATGCAATTACAGCTTTATAA
- the ybeY gene encoding rRNA maturation RNase YbeY: MINFNYETEFTLDNEQAFSDWLSAVIVSENKNEGEINYIFCDDEYLHKINVEYLDHDTLTDIISFDYTVGNELNGDIFVSVERVEDNAKDFNVSFEEELKRVLAHGILHYCGYKDKSDAEAELMRSKEDEKIAMFHVEQ; this comes from the coding sequence ATGATCAATTTTAATTACGAAACCGAATTTACTTTAGACAACGAACAAGCCTTTTCTGATTGGTTAAGTGCAGTAATCGTTTCTGAAAATAAGAACGAAGGAGAGATAAATTATATTTTTTGTGACGATGAATATCTTCATAAGATAAATGTAGAATATCTGGATCACGACACACTAACAGATATAATCAGTTTTGATTACACTGTTGGAAACGAACTTAACGGAGATATATTTGTTTCTGTTGAAAGAGTTGAGGATAATGCTAAAGATTTTAATGTATCTTTTGAAGAAGAATTAAAGCGAGTTTTGGCTCATGGTATATTACATTATTGTGGTTACAAAGATAAGAGTGATGCGGAAGCCGAGTTAATGCGTTCTAAAGAAGATGAAAAAATAGCTATGTTTCACGTGGAACAGTAG